The Candidatus Neomarinimicrobiota bacterium genome includes a window with the following:
- a CDS encoding isoprenylcysteine carboxylmethyltransferase family protein has translation MGTLKRYNLICGAHNGLELLLIVLIVLTRYGIARPTRILQVVGSSIFAFGLFLLIYSGVYLWRATRSKAQTGVEALATDGPYRIVRHPYYLGDIILIMGLAIGLTSVWGIVGTLFLLIPSAIYVARLEDAALAEKFGEDWRSYADRTYFMFPPVY, from the coding sequence ATGGGGACATTGAAGAGATACAACCTGATTTGCGGGGCGCATAACGGGCTTGAGCTGCTCCTTATTGTCCTGATAGTTCTGACGAGATACGGCATCGCTAGGCCCACACGGATTCTGCAAGTTGTTGGCTCTTCAATCTTCGCATTTGGGCTGTTCCTGCTAATCTACTCGGGTGTCTATCTGTGGCGTGCAACCCGAAGCAAGGCTCAAACCGGGGTGGAGGCTTTGGCGACAGACGGGCCATATAGAATAGTCCGGCATCCATATTATCTCGGCGACATCATACTGATCATGGGGCTTGCTATTGGTCTCACGAGTGTCTGGGGCATAGTCGGAACGCTCTTCCTACTGATTCCGTCAGCGATCTATGTCGCGAGGCTGGAGGATGCAGCTCTGGCGGAGAAGTTCGGGGAGGATTGGAGGAGCTATGCAGACCGAACCTACTTCATGTTTCCGCCCGTCTATTAG
- a CDS encoding NTP transferase domain-containing protein: MKCLILAAGKGSRLSRRGNSKPLIPLLGVPLIERVIRSAIQAGIEEFYAVSGYNGEQVRPFLDGLAARCGITVTHINNDDFEQGNGVSVLKAKEYLSEPFLLLMADHLFDPGILRELMQQSQDPGTVTLAIDINMANKLVDMNDVTRVRHEDGKLVAIGKGLADFNGFDTGIFLCTPALFEALERSATDQGDTSLSGGVRRLAGAGRVNVMDIAGRFWLDVDDPKTLAQGERVLLTQLRHKPNDGPVSRYLNRPISVRISRILCRFPITPNQISLLSFSGSILAAVLFALGGYPALAAGGVLAQFASIIDGCDGEVARIKFQESDYGRWFDAVLDRYADAFLLFGLTWHAFAGGAGSLVLFAGFLAIIGSFMLSYTADKYDRLMQRNFASGKSWRIGRDIRVFLIFLGALLNQPFAILLLIAALMNVETVRRVWVSRDRG; the protein is encoded by the coding sequence ATGAAATGCTTGATCCTCGCCGCCGGGAAGGGCAGCCGACTTTCGCGGAGGGGTAACTCCAAGCCCCTTATCCCCCTGCTGGGGGTACCGCTCATCGAGCGGGTCATCCGCTCCGCTATCCAGGCGGGCATCGAGGAGTTTTACGCGGTCAGCGGTTACAACGGTGAGCAGGTGCGCCCGTTTCTGGACGGGCTGGCCGCTCGTTGCGGCATTACCGTTACTCACATTAATAACGATGACTTTGAGCAGGGTAACGGAGTATCAGTGCTCAAAGCCAAGGAGTACCTGAGCGAGCCTTTCCTCCTGTTGATGGCGGATCATCTTTTCGATCCCGGAATTCTGCGGGAACTGATGCAGCAATCTCAGGACCCGGGCACCGTCACTCTCGCCATTGACATCAATATGGCCAATAAGCTCGTCGATATGAATGATGTCACCCGGGTGCGGCACGAGGACGGCAAACTCGTGGCTATCGGCAAAGGTCTGGCGGATTTCAACGGTTTTGATACCGGCATCTTCTTGTGTACCCCGGCCCTGTTCGAAGCGTTGGAGCGCAGTGCAACGGATCAGGGCGATACCAGCCTGTCCGGCGGTGTGCGTCGCCTGGCTGGCGCAGGCCGGGTCAACGTCATGGACATTGCTGGCCGGTTCTGGCTGGATGTGGATGATCCCAAAACACTGGCCCAAGGGGAGCGCGTTCTGCTGACCCAATTACGTCATAAACCTAATGACGGCCCGGTGTCCAGGTATTTGAACCGGCCCATATCGGTGCGCATTTCCCGTATCCTGTGCCGGTTCCCCATCACGCCCAACCAGATATCGCTGCTGTCGTTTTCCGGTTCAATACTTGCTGCGGTGCTGTTCGCGCTGGGCGGCTACCCAGCCCTGGCGGCCGGTGGGGTTCTCGCTCAGTTTGCCTCCATTATCGATGGATGCGATGGTGAGGTGGCGCGGATCAAGTTCCAGGAAAGCGACTACGGACGCTGGTTCGATGCCGTACTCGATCGCTATGCCGATGCGTTTCTATTGTTCGGACTGACCTGGCACGCCTTTGCCGGCGGCGCCGGTTCGCTGGTCCTGTTCGCCGGTTTTCTGGCGATCATCGGCTCATTCATGCTGAGCTATACTGCTGATAAGTATGACCGCCTTATGCAGCGCAACTTCGCCAGCGGCAAAAGCTGGCGTATAGGCCGCGATATCCGGGTGTTCCTCATTTTCCTGGGCGCCTTGCTCAACCAGCCTTTTGCGATACTGTTGCTTATTGCCGCCCTGATGAATGTGGAGACTGTCCGTCGTGTGTGGGTGAGCCGTGACCGGGGATAG
- a CDS encoding DUF4202 family protein, translated as MTGDSIVNTKQRIRVLIAGSKVPEDPRHAENTLQWLLKLEPDADEALQIAALGHDIDRAVEDRKVQRADYADYNAFKAAHARNSAVILKEIMAECGVASDITAEVYRLVCLHEVGGDPRADRLKDADAISYFDVNLPLYYARTGREETLRRCVWGYQRLSAQMRTVVENMSYEDRALNALLRQAVREATAA; from the coding sequence GTGACCGGGGATAGCATCGTAAACACGAAGCAACGGATCAGGGTACTGATCGCGGGTTCCAAAGTACCGGAGGACCCGCGCCATGCCGAAAATACGTTGCAATGGTTGCTCAAGCTCGAACCTGATGCCGATGAGGCGTTACAGATTGCCGCACTGGGGCATGACATCGACCGGGCTGTGGAAGACCGTAAAGTCCAGCGCGCCGACTATGCGGATTACAACGCTTTCAAAGCTGCCCACGCCCGGAATAGTGCCGTCATTCTCAAGGAAATCATGGCGGAGTGCGGGGTTGCAAGCGACATAACGGCAGAAGTATATCGGCTTGTTTGCCTGCATGAAGTTGGTGGCGACCCGCGGGCCGACCGCCTCAAGGACGCCGACGCGATCTCTTATTTCGATGTGAATCTGCCCCTTTACTACGCCCGCACTGGGCGGGAAGAAACCCTGCGGCGCTGCGTCTGGGGTTATCAGCGCCTTTCGGCGCAAATGAGGACCGTCGTAGAAAACATGTCCTACGAGGATCGAGCCTTGAATGCTCTCCTCAGGCAGGCCGTACGGGAAGCTACGGCGGCTTGA